The following are encoded in a window of Legionella geestiana genomic DNA:
- the fliS gene encoding flagellar export chaperone FliS, whose protein sequence is MNGLGMYAEVSQNSEVMGASEHRRIQMLFEKALIDLQTAANAIAEKDVITKCKAIGSANNIVCYLRDILRADVDPAGVARIDALYRHVEQALFLVNARNDAEGLQECVTIIENMKAWWDHVGA, encoded by the coding sequence ATGAACGGGCTTGGAATGTATGCTGAGGTCAGTCAGAACAGTGAGGTTATGGGGGCGAGTGAGCACCGCCGTATTCAGATGCTTTTTGAGAAGGCGCTTATCGATTTGCAGACTGCGGCAAACGCTATTGCTGAGAAGGATGTGATAACGAAGTGCAAGGCTATCGGCTCGGCGAACAACATTGTCTGTTACCTGCGTGATATCCTGCGTGCTGATGTCGACCCTGCCGGTGTCGCCCGTATTGATGCGCTTTATCGCCACGTTGAGCAGGCACTTTTTCTCGTCAACGCGCGCAATGATGCCGAGGGTCTTCAGGAGTGCGTCACCATTATCGAAAACATGAAAGCGTGGTGGGACCATGTTGGAGCTTGA
- the motB gene encoding flagellar motor protein MotB gives MNDKQPPIIIIKRVKKKAEHHGGSWKIAYADFVTAMMAFFLLLWLLSLLNKYQLQGISNYFRTPLKEVFVQNERNNSKTPQKPTENVQKYKNGSQKSEETKAADSATPKSQSGKTMKDDGDKQAGSTQVEKPDDKEMQEMMQLKEKMERDLMNARELGDLRQHLNFELTDDGIKIQLRDLENQPMFSLGKTDFQTYAYKIMPWLSGELNSVKKRILIIGHTDSNPYEDEGHYTNWELSAERANATRRALVRYGMQPYKIIRIEGAADTNLLDKRRGENAINRRIEIIILNDAATKKLLNE, from the coding sequence ATGAACGATAAACAGCCCCCCATTATCATTATCAAACGGGTGAAAAAAAAGGCTGAACACCACGGTGGCTCATGGAAAATCGCCTATGCCGATTTCGTAACCGCCATGATGGCTTTTTTTCTGCTGCTGTGGCTGCTCTCACTGCTTAATAAATACCAGCTTCAGGGCATATCCAATTATTTTCGCACCCCGTTAAAAGAAGTCTTTGTGCAAAACGAGCGAAATAATTCGAAAACGCCGCAAAAGCCGACTGAGAACGTCCAAAAATATAAAAACGGCTCACAAAAGTCTGAGGAAACCAAAGCGGCCGATTCGGCAACGCCAAAATCACAGAGCGGTAAAACCATGAAGGATGACGGTGACAAACAGGCTGGCAGCACGCAGGTTGAAAAACCTGATGACAAAGAAATGCAGGAGATGATGCAGCTTAAGGAAAAAATGGAGCGTGATCTCATGAATGCGAGGGAGCTTGGCGATTTGCGCCAGCACCTGAATTTTGAGCTGACCGATGATGGCATTAAAATTCAGCTGCGCGACCTTGAAAACCAGCCGATGTTCTCCCTTGGAAAAACTGATTTCCAAACGTATGCCTATAAAATCATGCCGTGGTTGAGTGGCGAGCTCAATTCGGTGAAAAAACGCATTCTTATCATTGGACACACCGATTCCAACCCCTATGAGGATGAAGGTCATTACACCAACTGGGAACTTTCCGCCGAGCGCGCCAATGCTACGCGCCGCGCTCTCGTTCGTTACGGCATGCAGCCCTATAAAATTATCCGAATTGAGGGGGCCGCCGATACGAATCTACTTGATAAACGGCGCGGTGAAAACGCCATTAACCGGCGTATTGAAATTATCATTCTGAACGATGCAGCGACTAAAAAGCTGCTTAATGAGTAG
- a CDS encoding FliO/MopB family protein — MHGYLYYTVVLGLTLAALVLSLWWVRRTTRHHVEKGEGMEVLQQFALSQRERIVCIRVHGVKLLLASTPQGLSTLHVFAAEPPTPPCTPGVPFSCDKSSS, encoded by the coding sequence ATGCACGGCTATCTGTATTACACAGTTGTTTTAGGGTTGACGCTCGCGGCACTCGTGCTCTCGCTCTGGTGGGTGCGGCGTACAACCCGTCACCACGTAGAAAAAGGCGAAGGCATGGAAGTCCTGCAGCAGTTTGCTCTCAGTCAGCGGGAACGTATTGTCTGCATTCGTGTTCACGGGGTTAAACTGCTGCTCGCCTCAACGCCCCAGGGCCTTTCAACCCTGCATGTGTTTGCAGCAGAACCACCGACACCGCCCTGCACTCCAGGAGTACCGTTTTCATGCGACAAAAGCAGTTCTTGA
- the fliD gene encoding flagellar filament capping protein FliD, with the protein MSISSALASGDIAAIVDKLMKLESRPLQRLELSRNTLDYQQKAYDSLKQLLTRYSDALKAISPAMNTLALKASSSSEGVASIGVTGNAATPGSHALTITSLAQTHQISSAAQSAKNTAFGVGGDLTLTIGSNTMTVSITTNDTLETMRDKINHSLSNVGVTASILATNGAGGASEYRLVVSANNTGLASKITAGGGLAASLDMTHELQEAKDAAFTLDGFSVTRASNVITDVMEGLTINLNAIGTATLSVNQNTTARDDNVKAAVHALVDAYNAIVETVDKNQATGGQRDLERNLSTSGLRDSTFGLVKNQLKSALFQSVGEGSVLSLYQAGITLDKEVPRVNDDGVEYYVTGRLKIDDAKLEAALRDDMPALEAFFENATGVIKKSETALDNLQKMGGAIDSRTKSIQSQDSELGKRIDREEARLEVVRLNLVKQYAALDTFVQKYDQLSQFLEKQFNSLSNSGSSRR; encoded by the coding sequence ATGTCTATTTCAAGCGCTTTGGCCAGCGGCGATATCGCGGCCATTGTTGATAAACTGATGAAGCTCGAGAGCCGTCCACTGCAGCGGCTTGAACTGAGTCGCAATACACTCGACTATCAGCAGAAAGCCTACGATTCTCTTAAACAGCTCCTGACGCGCTACAGTGATGCGCTCAAGGCCATTTCACCGGCAATGAATACCCTCGCGCTGAAGGCGAGCTCCTCCAGCGAGGGAGTTGCCAGTATCGGAGTTACCGGCAATGCCGCTACTCCTGGAAGCCATGCGCTGACAATAACAAGCCTTGCACAAACCCATCAAATCTCCAGTGCCGCGCAAAGCGCCAAAAATACGGCGTTTGGGGTTGGCGGAGATTTGACGCTTACTATTGGCAGCAACACCATGACGGTATCCATCACGACCAATGATACCCTTGAAACCATGCGTGACAAGATAAACCATTCGCTCAGCAATGTGGGGGTAACTGCCTCCATTCTCGCGACCAATGGCGCAGGCGGCGCGAGTGAATATCGCCTTGTTGTAAGTGCCAACAACACAGGCCTTGCTTCAAAAATTACGGCAGGCGGCGGGCTTGCGGCGTCCCTTGATATGACTCACGAACTGCAGGAAGCCAAAGACGCGGCCTTTACGCTGGATGGCTTTTCCGTGACGCGTGCCTCAAACGTGATTACCGATGTAATGGAAGGCCTCACCATCAACCTCAATGCCATTGGAACCGCTACGTTGTCGGTGAATCAAAACACCACGGCGCGCGATGACAATGTAAAAGCGGCGGTGCATGCGCTGGTGGATGCGTATAATGCCATTGTGGAAACGGTGGATAAAAACCAGGCTACAGGCGGGCAGCGCGATCTCGAGCGTAACCTTTCGACAAGTGGACTGCGCGACAGCACCTTTGGACTCGTAAAAAATCAGCTGAAATCCGCACTGTTTCAATCCGTTGGCGAGGGCAGTGTGTTATCGCTTTATCAAGCCGGTATCACGCTTGATAAAGAAGTGCCGCGCGTTAATGACGATGGTGTTGAATATTATGTGACCGGGCGGCTGAAGATTGATGATGCCAAACTTGAAGCGGCCCTTCGGGACGATATGCCAGCCCTTGAGGCATTTTTTGAGAATGCCACCGGAGTCATTAAAAAATCGGAAACCGCACTTGATAATCTCCAGAAAATGGGGGGTGCGATTGATTCGCGCACAAAATCGATTCAAAGCCAGGATTCCGAGCTTGGCAAGCGCATTGACCGGGAAGAAGCCCGCCTTGAAGTGGTTCGCCTGAATCTTGTGAAGCAGTATGCGGCACTGGATACCTTTGTCCAGAAATATGACCAGCTGAGTCAATTTCTTGAAAAACAGTTTAACAGCTTAAGTAACAGCGGAAGCTCAAGGAGATAA
- the fliP gene encoding flagellar type III secretion system pore protein FliP (The bacterial flagellar biogenesis protein FliP forms a type III secretion system (T3SS)-type pore required for flagellar assembly.) — translation MRQKQFLTLGLCIGSLFISTCAFADSPSLTLLTSKTQGGEVTWNLSIKILAAMALLTLLPALIMTTTAFTRIIIVFSILRQAIGIPNVPGNQILIGLALMMTLYVMAPVAARINDAGITPWMNGQITETEAFEKIGGELRGFMLKQTRKADLGLFARLSKTPVKNGEYPLSIIMPAFLTSELKTAFQIGFLIFLPFLIIDLVTASVLMSMGMMMLSPMVISLPFKLLFFVLVDGWTLMLSSLVTSFR, via the coding sequence ATGCGACAAAAGCAGTTCTTGACCTTAGGGCTCTGCATTGGCTCCCTTTTTATCAGCACCTGTGCATTCGCCGATTCTCCGAGCCTGACACTCCTGACCAGCAAAACGCAGGGCGGGGAAGTGACGTGGAATCTCAGCATCAAAATCCTCGCCGCCATGGCGTTACTTACGCTTTTGCCGGCTCTCATCATGACCACCACGGCCTTCACCCGCATTATCATTGTGTTTTCGATTCTGCGCCAGGCCATCGGCATTCCGAACGTTCCGGGAAACCAGATTCTCATCGGGCTCGCGCTCATGATGACCCTTTATGTCATGGCACCAGTCGCGGCACGCATTAACGATGCCGGCATCACGCCATGGATGAATGGCCAGATAACGGAAACTGAGGCGTTTGAAAAGATTGGTGGCGAACTGCGCGGCTTTATGCTCAAGCAAACCCGCAAGGCGGATTTAGGGCTTTTTGCACGCCTTTCTAAAACACCCGTTAAAAACGGTGAGTATCCACTCAGCATCATCATGCCGGCATTTTTAACCAGTGAACTCAAAACGGCCTTTCAAATTGGCTTTCTTATTTTTCTGCCATTTTTGATTATTGACCTTGTGACCGCAAGCGTCCTGATGTCGATGGGGATGATGATGCTCTCGCCAATGGTTATCTCGCTGCCATTTAAACTGCTGTTTTTCGTGCTGGTGGATGGCTGGACACTGATGCTTTCGAGTCTCGTGACGAGTTTTCGTTAG
- the motA gene encoding flagellar motor stator protein MotA: MLVIAGYLVTILSVFGGFALAGGHLYALFQPIEFLMIGGAALGSFIVGNSMKVIKATISGVFSTLKGFHYSRAFYVELLSLMFEIVNKIKKDGVLAIEADIENPTQSAIFRRYPLILKEASLMEFLCDYLRLIATGRIDAHQLEMLMEQDIETLESEMEQPIHAIQKVSDSMPAFGIVAAVMGVVHTMESMGIPPEQLGGLIAKAMVGTFLGVLLGYGFTAPLAVLLEHKMNASVKVLNAVRVILLASVNQFSPAIAVEFGRKIIYSNDRPNGRELEETLKELKQNSKAAV; encoded by the coding sequence ATGCTCGTGATTGCAGGCTATCTGGTTACGATTCTCTCCGTTTTCGGTGGGTTTGCGCTCGCCGGCGGCCATCTGTATGCGCTTTTTCAGCCCATCGAATTCCTGATGATTGGCGGTGCCGCCCTTGGTTCGTTTATTGTTGGCAACAGCATGAAAGTCATCAAGGCGACCATCAGCGGCGTTTTTTCAACCCTGAAAGGCTTTCACTACTCCCGCGCGTTTTATGTCGAACTGCTCTCGCTCATGTTTGAAATTGTCAATAAAATCAAAAAAGATGGCGTGCTGGCCATTGAAGCCGACATTGAAAATCCAACGCAAAGCGCGATTTTCAGGCGCTATCCGCTGATTTTGAAAGAAGCCTCCCTGATGGAGTTTCTCTGTGACTATCTTCGCCTCATTGCCACGGGTCGCATTGATGCCCATCAGCTGGAAATGTTGATGGAACAGGACATCGAAACCCTGGAAAGTGAAATGGAGCAACCCATTCACGCTATCCAGAAAGTCTCTGACAGCATGCCGGCCTTCGGGATTGTGGCGGCAGTCATGGGCGTTGTGCACACCATGGAATCCATGGGTATTCCACCGGAACAGCTTGGCGGGTTGATTGCCAAAGCAATGGTCGGAACCTTTCTCGGGGTACTGCTCGGCTATGGATTTACCGCCCCACTCGCGGTTCTGCTTGAGCACAAAATGAATGCATCGGTTAAGGTGCTGAATGCCGTACGGGTCATACTGCTTGCCAGTGTCAATCAGTTTTCGCCAGCCATTGCCGTGGAATTTGGGCGTAAGATTATTTACTCCAATGACCGCCCGAATGGCCGTGAGCTTGAAGAAACACTGAAAGAGCTCAAGCAAAACAGCAAAGCGGCCGTATAA
- a CDS encoding FliM/FliN family flagellar motor switch protein: MTDATEDNGSAIEHALGDRLFEGGNVGILDDITMDLTVEIGRAKIKISDLLNLKKGAIIELNQGSDEPLNIYANDKPIARGHIISAGGKYCVRIV, translated from the coding sequence ATGACAGACGCAACAGAAGATAACGGCAGCGCCATTGAGCACGCTTTAGGCGACAGGCTTTTTGAAGGCGGGAATGTCGGCATACTCGATGATATCACCATGGATTTAACGGTAGAAATTGGCCGGGCAAAAATCAAAATCAGTGATTTACTGAATTTGAAGAAAGGCGCCATTATTGAGCTGAACCAGGGGTCAGACGAGCCACTGAACATTTATGCCAATGACAAACCCATCGCCCGTGGTCATATTATTTCCGCAGGCGGGAAATACTGCGTCCGTATTGTCTGA
- a CDS encoding flagellar motor switch protein FliG: protein MTADRRKNAAIILLGMGEHCAAEILKNMNQKEVEAIIEIMNNMDDVSEEEVIRALNEFFQETRNTTGLSATSGEYIRNTLVSAVGSEKAGSLIDEGPLPETLRGFDLLKWQPVYTIVDALEEEHPQIITIALMCLDSEKSAQVLKWLPKDLARDVIRRMTRCSPVSHYAMKMLSDYFEERFTKTEKFRVLTSDGMNMAASIMAHLDEGMETEILTWLSDENREVSEKLQDRLFPFEKLAQFDSRSLQTLLAEVSNEDMVLALKGTDEDMRKVFFKCMSSKTAELLRDDMDSTGPVKLNDVLEAQKRIVELAKRLGEEEKIFMPSHSNDTIY, encoded by the coding sequence ATGACCGCAGACCGACGAAAAAATGCTGCAATTATTCTCCTTGGCATGGGTGAGCACTGTGCTGCGGAAATTCTCAAAAACATGAACCAGAAGGAAGTGGAAGCCATCATTGAGATAATGAATAACATGGATGATGTCTCTGAGGAGGAAGTCATTCGAGCGCTCAATGAATTCTTTCAGGAAACACGCAACACCACCGGTTTGAGCGCAACCTCCGGCGAGTATATCCGCAATACACTGGTGAGCGCGGTCGGCTCGGAAAAGGCCGGCTCCCTGATTGATGAAGGACCGCTGCCAGAAACGCTGCGCGGCTTTGATTTATTAAAATGGCAACCGGTGTATACGATTGTTGATGCACTGGAAGAAGAGCATCCGCAAATCATCACCATTGCCCTCATGTGCCTTGACAGTGAAAAATCAGCGCAGGTGCTGAAATGGCTGCCAAAAGATTTGGCGCGCGATGTTATCCGCCGCATGACCCGCTGCAGCCCGGTATCGCACTATGCCATGAAAATGCTCTCCGACTACTTTGAAGAACGTTTTACAAAAACCGAAAAATTCAGAGTATTGACCTCTGACGGCATGAACATGGCCGCAAGCATCATGGCGCACCTTGACGAGGGCATGGAAACCGAAATTCTGACGTGGCTTTCGGATGAAAACCGCGAAGTCTCGGAAAAACTCCAGGACCGGCTCTTTCCCTTTGAAAAACTCGCCCAGTTTGACTCCCGAAGCCTTCAGACGCTGCTTGCAGAAGTCAGCAACGAAGACATGGTGCTCGCCCTTAAAGGAACAGACGAAGACATGCGCAAGGTCTTTTTTAAATGCATGTCTTCAAAAACCGCGGAACTTTTACGCGATGACATGGACTCTACCGGTCCTGTCAAACTGAATGACGTACTGGAAGCGCAGAAGCGCATTGTCGAGCTGGCCAAACGCCTCGGTGAAGAAGAAAAGATTTTCATGCCTTCCCACAGTAACGATACGATTTATTAA
- a CDS encoding FliM/FliN family flagellar motor switch protein: protein MNNDNPDSLPPEPAEFLSEFSTTLLPLENPKIIGIIEQFITDLQREVTGFLRKKARFEFNAVNVCDPMEVRAIENPAAFASFQIQPEGKYGLLFFAFDFLHHTINLLFGGTPNRNEDIMRGLGKSGQAIARKITEMSLGAFQNALSSHIPVTLECARISDVPGLVLNQLDNTQLFNFSFKATIDGLESRFHIAIPEPLVELLSIPPEPAKATPSEMATPTIDSRKRSELIDSTVTVSAILPSIKIQLKDVLNLKSGDTIPVKDPNEVYLMLNNKRLFRATPGKSNDVRVVKIEEML, encoded by the coding sequence ATGAACAACGATAATCCTGACAGTTTGCCCCCTGAACCCGCTGAGTTTCTCTCTGAATTCAGCACGACACTGCTGCCGCTCGAAAACCCGAAAATCATCGGCATCATCGAGCAGTTTATTACCGATTTGCAGCGTGAGGTTACGGGTTTTTTGCGCAAAAAAGCGCGCTTTGAATTTAACGCGGTCAATGTTTGCGACCCCATGGAAGTGCGCGCCATTGAAAATCCGGCGGCTTTCGCGAGCTTTCAGATCCAGCCAGAGGGTAAGTACGGTCTGCTTTTTTTTGCGTTTGATTTTCTGCACCATACCATCAACCTGCTTTTTGGCGGCACACCGAATCGCAATGAAGACATCATGCGCGGGCTTGGAAAATCAGGGCAGGCCATTGCCCGAAAAATCACGGAAATGAGCCTTGGCGCTTTTCAAAACGCATTGAGCAGCCACATTCCGGTCACTCTTGAGTGTGCGCGGATATCAGACGTGCCGGGGCTTGTGCTGAATCAGCTCGATAACACCCAGCTCTTTAATTTTTCTTTTAAAGCGACCATTGACGGCCTTGAAAGCCGCTTTCATATCGCCATCCCTGAACCATTGGTAGAACTGCTTTCCATACCCCCGGAACCCGCGAAAGCCACGCCATCGGAAATGGCAACCCCAACCATTGATTCCAGAAAGCGCAGCGAACTCATCGATTCGACCGTTACCGTTTCGGCGATACTCCCAAGTATTAAAATTCAACTCAAAGATGTGCTAAACCTTAAGTCAGGGGATACTATTCCGGTTAAAGACCCGAATGAAGTCTATCTAATGTTAAATAACAAGCGGCTGTTTCGGGCCACACCTGGCAAGTCGAATGATGTACGCGTAGTTAAAATTGAAGAGATGCTCTAA
- the flgA gene encoding flagellar basal body P-ring formation chaperone FlgA — MTTITAYLRTACRHRMPAFLLATLCLFAHAPDLHANTREDPAVLKGLVERFVAANLHAPAGEELVLQEVSIDANINVAPCRVPVSAMFAQSQGTPNTVILHCSDASGWTLYVPVRIEALANVVATTRRLMPGDLISEHDLVIEKRPVSGLFDGYYRDMDALASMSVARMLPAGSVLTPKNVRRVAMVHRNQAIALVLKKGPIAVTMTGIAKTDGFLHETIKVMNPSSRKVVDAVVTGYNSAEIT, encoded by the coding sequence GTGACCACCATCACCGCATACCTGCGTACCGCATGCCGACACCGGATGCCCGCTTTTCTTCTGGCAACCCTTTGCCTCTTTGCGCACGCCCCTGATTTACATGCCAATACCCGTGAAGACCCGGCTGTTCTTAAAGGCCTTGTCGAGCGTTTTGTTGCCGCCAATCTGCACGCGCCGGCCGGTGAAGAGCTGGTACTGCAGGAGGTTTCCATCGATGCAAACATCAATGTTGCTCCCTGCCGGGTACCAGTCAGCGCAATGTTCGCGCAATCTCAGGGAACACCGAATACCGTCATCCTCCATTGCAGTGATGCCTCTGGATGGACGCTCTACGTCCCGGTGCGCATTGAAGCGCTTGCAAACGTCGTCGCCACCACGCGCCGCCTGATGCCGGGAGATTTGATTTCCGAACACGACCTTGTTATCGAGAAACGCCCCGTCTCGGGACTCTTTGACGGTTATTACCGCGACATGGATGCACTTGCCAGCATGAGTGTGGCACGCATGCTGCCTGCAGGCTCAGTGCTCACACCTAAAAATGTTCGGCGGGTCGCCATGGTACACCGTAACCAGGCGATTGCGCTGGTGCTCAAAAAAGGCCCTATTGCCGTAACCATGACTGGAATTGCCAAAACTGACGGGTTTTTGCATGAAACCATTAAAGTCATGAACCCTTCCTCACGGAAGGTTGTGGACGCTGTGGTAACGGGCTATAACAGCGCGGAAATAACCTGA
- the fliF gene encoding flagellar basal-body MS-ring/collar protein FliF, which translates to MEKNLDAILETVKTIFGFDVVKRLFFLGAIAASVAVGFGLYQWAQEPLYRPLFSGLTPTNLAATVDTLEKARIPYKIDETTSSLSVPAKDVAQARMKLAAAGVSNDDGFNFAFLNDQNKIGANPFLENARYIRALESDLAKTIAAIQGISSARVHIAIPKQNVYTDENAKTTASIILNLTPGYEGDKEKIRAIIQLVAASVPELDPTNVAITDQYGHYLSAINDDNELLSQEQLTYQNTIQRYYEKRIQGLLTPMLGANKTRVSVNADIDFTQQEEAREQFDPAASVVRSEESVNESNGGGGASGVPGALSNQPPANGGSNQQQPASGGQSRNESVKNYEVSKTMRYSRVQSPKLKKLTVAVVLDDDIVFDEKTKKSIRKPLDKEKMDKITELVQSAIGFSADRGDRVTVINSGFSELPVEKEIPTPLWEQPWFWELVKRIGGMLAGFVLLAVLVRKILQHLRPKSTGLPTTLAADGTPQLITPEMFELKNEQIKILKELASQDPNKVASVIRRWINK; encoded by the coding sequence ATGGAAAAAAATCTTGACGCCATACTGGAAACAGTAAAAACCATTTTCGGCTTTGACGTCGTCAAACGCCTCTTTTTTCTTGGCGCCATCGCGGCCAGCGTGGCCGTAGGCTTTGGCCTTTATCAGTGGGCGCAGGAACCGCTCTACCGCCCCCTCTTCTCTGGACTCACCCCGACCAACCTCGCCGCCACGGTGGATACGCTCGAGAAAGCACGCATTCCCTACAAAATCGACGAAACCACCAGTTCGCTTTCAGTGCCTGCAAAAGATGTCGCACAGGCACGCATGAAGCTGGCTGCAGCCGGTGTTTCCAACGATGATGGCTTTAATTTTGCGTTTCTAAACGACCAGAATAAAATCGGCGCCAACCCCTTTCTCGAAAATGCCCGCTACATCCGGGCACTGGAATCAGACCTTGCCAAAACCATTGCCGCCATTCAGGGCATTTCGAGCGCACGCGTACACATAGCCATCCCGAAACAGAATGTCTACACGGATGAAAACGCGAAAACCACTGCGTCTATCATCCTGAACCTCACACCTGGTTATGAAGGCGACAAGGAAAAAATCCGTGCGATTATTCAACTGGTAGCCGCAAGCGTACCGGAGCTTGACCCCACCAATGTCGCCATCACCGACCAGTACGGCCACTACCTTTCTGCCATCAACGATGACAACGAACTCTTGAGCCAGGAACAGCTGACTTACCAGAATACCATCCAGCGCTATTACGAAAAACGGATTCAGGGACTTTTAACGCCCATGCTGGGCGCCAATAAAACACGGGTCAGCGTCAACGCGGACATTGATTTTACCCAGCAGGAAGAAGCGCGTGAGCAGTTTGACCCGGCTGCAAGTGTTGTGCGCAGCGAAGAGAGTGTTAACGAAAGCAACGGCGGTGGTGGTGCCTCGGGCGTCCCTGGCGCACTGTCCAACCAGCCCCCCGCCAACGGTGGCAGCAACCAGCAGCAGCCGGCCTCAGGCGGACAAAGCCGTAATGAGAGCGTTAAGAACTACGAAGTCAGCAAAACCATGCGCTACTCACGCGTGCAGTCACCGAAATTGAAAAAACTGACCGTTGCAGTTGTGCTTGACGATGACATCGTGTTTGATGAAAAAACCAAAAAATCCATACGCAAACCGCTTGATAAAGAAAAAATGGATAAAATCACGGAGCTCGTGCAATCAGCCATCGGCTTCAGTGCTGACCGGGGCGATAGAGTCACCGTCATTAACAGCGGCTTTAGCGAACTGCCGGTTGAGAAAGAGATACCAACCCCTCTCTGGGAGCAGCCCTGGTTCTGGGAGCTTGTCAAACGCATTGGCGGCATGCTCGCGGGCTTTGTACTTCTGGCTGTACTGGTGCGAAAAATCCTTCAACACCTTCGCCCAAAATCGACCGGCCTGCCAACTACGCTGGCCGCTGATGGTACTCCACAGCTAATAACCCCGGAAATGTTCGAGCTAAAAAACGAACAAATAAAAATTCTCAAGGAACTTGCCTCTCAAGACCCGAACAAGGTGGCGAGTGTTATCAGACGCTGGATTAATAAATGA
- the fliE gene encoding flagellar hook-basal body complex protein FliE, whose product MDSAIVRADISQVLTRIKTMTASGGIAPDKVLQQAPAGRFSGVLEAARNSLQSVNAAQNQMETVKNAWLSGEPNTSISQVMLASVKSRVAFEGLLVVRNKLLESYREIMNMPV is encoded by the coding sequence ATGGATTCAGCGATAGTCAGGGCCGATATTTCACAGGTGCTCACGCGCATCAAAACCATGACGGCATCCGGGGGCATTGCTCCTGATAAGGTTTTGCAGCAGGCACCGGCAGGACGATTCAGCGGCGTTCTTGAGGCCGCACGCAACTCGCTGCAGTCGGTCAACGCTGCTCAAAACCAGATGGAAACCGTCAAAAACGCCTGGTTAAGCGGCGAGCCGAACACCAGTATTTCCCAGGTGATGCTCGCCTCGGTAAAATCAAGGGTGGCGTTTGAGGGACTGCTCGTGGTGCGCAACAAGCTGCTTGAGTCGTACCGCGAAATTATGAATATGCCTGTATGA
- a CDS encoding flagellin, with protein MTLTVNTNVASLNAQKYIGQTQEHLSKTLNRLSSGLRINEAKDDAAGLAISEGLVSQIRGMKAGARNGNDGISLIQTAEGAMNQTLGLLQRMRELAVQASSETYETANLANSDAEFQRLKEEIDRVAATAEFNNITLLNGGTISIQIGAENTANDRLTITLTDTDTTALTINASDLTTNANAQTALDALNTAIATVTTGMATLGANHSNLEAAVNGNVDRISRLEDAKSRIKDTDYAEESSNLAKFQILQQSGVAMLAQANSSSQVVLRLLQG; from the coding sequence ATGACACTTACTGTAAATACGAACGTGGCATCGCTGAATGCTCAGAAATACATTGGACAAACCCAGGAGCACCTGAGCAAGACGCTGAACCGTCTGTCTTCCGGTCTTCGCATCAACGAAGCCAAGGATGATGCGGCAGGACTTGCGATTTCTGAGGGTCTTGTCTCCCAGATTCGCGGAATGAAAGCCGGTGCCCGTAACGGTAATGACGGTATTTCACTGATTCAGACTGCTGAAGGCGCAATGAACCAGACACTGGGTCTTTTGCAGCGTATGCGTGAACTGGCAGTGCAGGCATCTTCCGAGACCTATGAGACGGCGAACCTCGCAAACTCTGATGCAGAATTTCAGCGTTTGAAAGAAGAAATCGACCGCGTTGCCGCAACTGCTGAATTCAACAACATCACGCTGTTGAACGGCGGTACCATATCCATCCAGATTGGTGCTGAAAACACGGCCAACGACCGTTTGACCATCACGCTGACGGACACCGATACCACAGCGCTCACCATTAACGCGAGCGACCTGACCACTAACGCCAATGCGCAAACTGCACTCGATGCGCTGAACACGGCTATTGCAACGGTTACAACCGGCATGGCGACCCTTGGTGCGAACCACTCAAACCTTGAAGCCGCTGTAAACGGTAACGTTGACCGCATCAGCCGACTGGAAGACGCCAAATCCCGTATCAAAGATACCGACTACGCGGAAGAGAGCTCGAATCTTGCGAAGTTCCAGATTCTGCAGCAATCCGGTGTGGCGATGCTGGCTCAGGCTAACTCGTCCTCTCAGGTTGTATTGCGTCTGCTTCAGGGTTAA